Genomic window (Mesorhizobium sp. M4B.F.Ca.ET.058.02.1.1):
ATGATCTTCTCCAGCCGTGTCGAGACCAGCCGGTGCTCCTCGAAACGAAGGTAGGACATCGAGACGATCTCACGCCACATCGCCACGAACGGGCTGCCAGCGCGTAGCACCCACCAGGGCATGAAGCCGAGCTTCAGCTTGCGCCCGAGCGGATTCTCGGCCGCTGCCTTGATATCGAGGTCGGTGACGGCATGGCCGGGGAAGTTGAGCGCCTCATAGAAGCCGAGCTTGTCCAGATTGCGCGCCAGGCCGACGAAGGCCACGGCGAAGTCGGGCAGATAGGCCCATTCATGGACGAGGTCGGCCGGGCCGGGCGCGGTGTAGATGCCCTTCTCCATCTTGGCGGCAACGACCAGGTCGAACCAGGAGCCGCTGCCGGTGCCGCCGAAGAAGTCGCCGGCCCTGAGCAGAATGGTGCGCACGCGGCCGGCCTCGGCCTCGCGGCGAAACAGATCCTCCATCGCGACGCGGATGCGGCCCTTCTCGGTCGTCGGCCGGAAAGGCGTGTCTTCCGTGATCACGCGAGGCATCGGCGAGCCGTAATTGTAGACGGTGCCGGGGAACAGATGAAGCGCGCCGTTAGCGCGGCAAGCGGCCGTGACGTTCTCGGCCATCGGCAGGCATTTGCCCCAGTCGGTGTAGATCGGGTTCAGGCCGTTGAAGATGATGTCGACGCCTTGCGTTGCGCGGATCAGCGAGTCTCGGTCGAGCGCATCACCGGCTATCGCTGTAGCGCCCTTAAGCTCGGCGGGCACCTTGCCGCTGCGGGTGACGGCGCGAACGTCGAAGCCGGCGTCGATGAAGGCTTTGCCTACGACGCGGCCGAGCCGGCCATTCGCGCCGAGGATTGCGATCTTGGTCATGTTTCGTCTCCGTGTCTGCGTTAGGCCACCAATTTGAGGTTTTCGCAAACGAATGGAAATTGACTGATTTTGGCGATTTGATATTCATAAATGGATGACGGAAATCGACTGGAACCTGATCAAGAGTTTCGTCACCGTGGCAGAGACCGGCAGCCTCTCCGGCGCCGCACGAAAGCTTGCGGCCAGCCAGCCGACGCTCGGCCGCCACATCGCCGAGCTGGAGCAGGCGATCGGCGTGACATTGTTCCGACGCGGGCGCAGCGGCTATGCGCTGACCGAGGCTGGCAACGTGCTGTATGAGCGCGGCAAGGCCGTCAGCGAGCAAGCGAGCGCGTTCTCGCTGCTGGCCCTTGGATCGGTCGAGGCGATCGAGGGCACCGTGCGCATCGCCGCCAGCGAGGTGGTGGCGGCCTATGTGCTACCGGATATCACCGCGCGGCTCGGCGTGGAGGAGCCGGGCATCGAGGTCGAGATCGTCGCTTCGAATCAGGTCGAGAACCTGTTGCGCAGGGATGCCGATATCGCCATCCGCATGGTCAAGCCGGCGCAGAACGAGCTGGTGGCGCGCAAGGTCGCCGACATTCCGCTGCGTTTCTGTGCGGCGAAGGCCTATCTCGACCGGCGCGGCCGGCCGAGCCGGCCCGGTGACCTCGCCGATCATACGCTGGTCGGCTTCGACCGCAGCGATGAGATCGTCCGCGGCCTCAATGCGTTCGGCATTCCCGTCAGCCGCGGCAGCTTTCGCTTCAGGACCGACAATCAAATCGTTCTTTGGGAAGCGGTGCGGACGGGAAATGGCATCGGCATCGGCCAGGAACCGCTGGCCGAACGCGATCCGTCGCTGGAGCTCCTGCTGCCCGGGCTGCCGTTGCCGTCGCTGCCGGTGTGGCTCGCCATGCATCGCGACGTGCGTAGCAGCTTGCGCATCCGCCGCGTCGCGGATTTCCTCCATGAGGAGCTGAAACGCTATTCGGCCGGCGCGGGCTCGGGGGAGAATTCGGCGCGGTGAGCAAGCCCGGCCATCAGAAGGACGACAACCAGCAGTCCCGACAGCGCGACGAAGATCGGGCCGAAGCTCGAATGCTCGGCGACGAAGCCGATCGCCAACGGCGCCACCAGTATGCCGGAATAGCCCATGGTGGTGACGACGCTCATGCCGGTGCCGGATGACATGCCTTCCTGGTTGCCGCCGGCCGAGAAGATGATCGGTACCATGTTGGCGATGCCGAAGCCGCAAAAGCCGAAGGCGGCAATCGCAAGCCATGGCGAGGGCGACAGCCCGGCCACCAGCATGCCCGCCGCGGCGGCAAGAGCCGAACCGCGCAGCGTCGTCACCGCGCCGAAGCGGTCGCGCACACCGTCGCCGAGGAAGCGCATGAGCGCCATGACGCCGGAAAAGGCGGCATAGGCAAGGCCGGCGAAGGCAAGGTCGGCGCCGAGCTCCTGCTGCAGGTAGAGCGCCGCCCAGTCGAGCACCGCGCCCTCGGAGACCATGGTCAGCAAAGCCATCAACCCGACCAGATAGACCACGGGGTGGCCCGGCAGCGAGAATTTCTGGTGCTCTGTCTGCTGCGGCTTGTCCTCTGCGATCAGGTAGCCGATCGCAAAAGCGACAACCGCGAAGGCGAGCGCCGTAACCACGGTCGCATGGACGAGATGGCCGTAATTCTGGATGGCGAAGCCGCCGAGAGCGCCGCCAGCGAAACCGCCAAGGCTCCAGAAGCCGTGCGAGGACGACATGATGGCGCGGGCGAGCCTTCTTTCCACCGCCACCGCATTGGCGTTCATGGCGACATCCATGCCGCCGATCGAGCCGCCGAAGATGAACATGGCGATGGCCGCCAGCGGTACGTTGGGGGCGAGCGCCACGGCCAGCAAACCGAAACTGCCGCACAGGCCGAACCAGCGCAGCACCGTGCGCGAGCCGTGCCTGGAGATCAAATGGCCGCACCAGGTCATCGCCGCCACGGCACCGGCGCCGAACAGGAGGATCAGCAGGCCGAGCGTGAAT
Coding sequences:
- a CDS encoding SDR family oxidoreductase, coding for MTKIAILGANGRLGRVVGKAFIDAGFDVRAVTRSGKVPAELKGATAIAGDALDRDSLIRATQGVDIIFNGLNPIYTDWGKCLPMAENVTAACRANGALHLFPGTVYNYGSPMPRVITEDTPFRPTTEKGRIRVAMEDLFRREAEAGRVRTILLRAGDFFGGTGSGSWFDLVVAAKMEKGIYTAPGPADLVHEWAYLPDFAVAFVGLARNLDKLGFYEALNFPGHAVTDLDIKAAAENPLGRKLKLGFMPWWVLRAGSPFVAMWREIVSMSYLRFEEHRLVSTRLEKIIGEIPHTPLDQAVKEAMRDIGIAVAPAPRAAA
- a CDS encoding LysR family transcriptional regulator, producing MTEIDWNLIKSFVTVAETGSLSGAARKLAASQPTLGRHIAELEQAIGVTLFRRGRSGYALTEAGNVLYERGKAVSEQASAFSLLALGSVEAIEGTVRIAASEVVAAYVLPDITARLGVEEPGIEVEIVASNQVENLLRRDADIAIRMVKPAQNELVARKVADIPLRFCAAKAYLDRRGRPSRPGDLADHTLVGFDRSDEIVRGLNAFGIPVSRGSFRFRTDNQIVLWEAVRTGNGIGIGQEPLAERDPSLELLLPGLPLPSLPVWLAMHRDVRSSLRIRRVADFLHEELKRYSAGAGSGENSAR
- a CDS encoding MFS transporter, with product MSAQNTIEAAIRGRWAVAGIFLANGFLTGSWAPQIPVFLTRLDISKFTLGLLILLFGAGAVAAMTWCGHLISRHGSRTVLRWFGLCGSFGLLAVALAPNVPLAAIAMFIFGGSIGGMDVAMNANAVAVERRLARAIMSSSHGFWSLGGFAGGALGGFAIQNYGHLVHATVVTALAFAVVAFAIGYLIAEDKPQQTEHQKFSLPGHPVVYLVGLMALLTMVSEGAVLDWAALYLQQELGADLAFAGLAYAAFSGVMALMRFLGDGVRDRFGAVTTLRGSALAAAAGMLVAGLSPSPWLAIAAFGFCGFGIANMVPIIFSAGGNQEGMSSGTGMSVVTTMGYSGILVAPLAIGFVAEHSSFGPIFVALSGLLVVVLLMAGLAHRAEFSPEPAPAE